The Chelonia mydas isolate rCheMyd1 chromosome 1, rCheMyd1.pri.v2, whole genome shotgun sequence nucleotide sequence CCCAATATAGCTCTACAGCAAACATCCCCAGAACTGGGTTAAACATGTTCATACATTATGGCAGCTCAGCATGCCATGTCTGACAGCATGCCATTCCTGGGTGCTACGTATTTTATGAAAACAGGGGGGTTATATGTTCTTCCCATGACCTGATTTCCCTCCTGTACATCCGCCCAAGAGGGGGTTTCTGGAGGGTCTGGGATAAAGAAGGTGCACTTCCACAAGGAACCAGTATGCCTTGCTGAAGTATAGCAGAATAGCAGCTTGTTCAGGTTGCAGCCTTAGGTGTGAGAGGGTATTGCTTGGTAGGTGGAGGGAGTGGgaatagaatatcatagaatatcagggttggaagggacctcaggaggtcatctcgtcccaccccctgctcaaagcaggaccaatccccaactaaatcatcccagccagggctttgtcaagcctgaccttaaaaaaaggGAGTTGACTGGTAACTTGGATGGGTGGGCAAAGATGAGCAGGCATTGCACTGCAAGAAAGCTTATTTTTTGCCCAAACCCAGGGGAACCTGGGACATAACACCTGGGAAAAGGGTTCGAGGTATCCCAAGGGAAAGCCTCAGATTTGGCAgtgcaagagaagaaagaaatgtATTATCATGGAGAGGAATGGTATGAGTACACATAGGTTTATTCGGAACTGTACTTTGAGCGAGGTTAAGAATTGCTGCAAGGTCGCAGAGGACGTCCATGCCCTGTGCATTTGGAGCTCTTTAAAGAAAAGACTGAGTCCAGAAGAATAGATTAGATTTTATAGGAAGAGGATAGCTTTAATAAGCTGTGAGTTGCGCACCTCCTCCCCGGAATAGTAATATCCTGTTAAGTAGTGGAGAGGGGGAGGTCAGTAACGGAAACAGAGGCATGTGCATGGCTGGCCCCTTAGCCATGCCTGTAAGTGTGGCCTCGAGGGATTTATCTTTGCATTAGCAGTACTTACAGgcaaaagcgtgtgtgtgtgtgtgtgtgtgtgtgtgtgtgtgatggatcCGACCGCGTCATGGAATTTAAAAGCCGGGCCATTTTTTTTTGCTTAGGTGTGAGTAAGGCTTGGCAGCTGGTTGAGATACCGGTTGGGGCCGGTTGCCCAGGGCTACTTGGCTTGAGCATTCAGCTGCCCAATGTCCTGTGTCCCCACATACAAAACACTGTGAGacagggggaagggtggggacaggaccAGGACCAGATTGAAAGGGCAGGGAGGGCAGATTGAAAGGGCAGGGAAAACTGCAGGCTGCATGGCTTCAATTGGCCATGATTTTGTCCCTGACTAGGTTTTTGGGCCCTGCGCCTGCAATTTTTTGGGGTATGCCCAAGTCACCCACAATTATAGCAGTCTAAATTACTTTTTGCTGTTACCACAGAAATGCGAGTAGCCTTGCTCCTTATTTCTTTAGCTTGTTTGGCTTTGAATTCAGAGGCCCACATACAGATGGATTTATAATCAGAGCCTGGGTTCACTTTTAATTTAAGGGCTGTTTGCAGGTGAGAGTTAAAGCCTTTCTTTAAGATTTTTAGAAAGACCTGATTCATTTTCTTTGGGTCTGCAATGCCTGCATTGCTGGGATACATTTCCTTTTTATACTTTGACAATATTGAGCCGCAGGCTCATTCTTGTCTTGTATACAGCCCACGATCGGTCCCCAATTATTGTCTTTGTTCCCCAAGGTTTCCTGGAAGGCTTCCTTAAACTCAGTGCAGGCACGGGTCATATCATTTTTAGATTTAAATGTAACAGAGGCCCAAATGCCGTTTCGGTGTTCTTTTGTAAGGATTTTGGCCCATGCTAGATCAGGGCATTTAGCTTTTGTTCAGATATAAAGATTCCTGGGATGTAACATATACGTGGCTTACTTTTTTCCAGAATATTAAATTTGGGGGTTTGGGCTTTAGATTAGGGAGATTTTTTAGTAAGTCCCTCATTTCCTTTGTGCTGAGAGGAGTATACTTATCAGTATTATGAGCCACTCTGCTTTCCCCTGTCCCGGACCACCGATTATCTTGATTTTCCCCCCTTGTGTGCCAGGTTccaattttgaatttgtttttttaacgtgtttccaattattttattttggttgttATTAGTATCGCTCCTTGAGTCAGGGTCAGTAAAAATACCCTTCTCTTTACTGCCGCACACATTCTGGTGCTCAGTACCTGGCAATGCAGCCGTCCCCTTCAgcgatccctgcaccccaaaaaACCTGGCAGTGCAGCCTTCGCCTCCAGCGATCCCTGCACCCAGAAAACTTggccacacacacacgctcattCAGTCCTCTTGTCTGTGTATCCTATATGTGGTTCCTATTCAAAAAAAGATGTGTGAAGGGGTGTCCCAAACCAAGGCGTGCACTAGAGGTCGTAAGTAAAAGGATACTCATCTCTATTCCTGGATGTGAGAAAGTCTCTGAGGATTCCCGATCACACCCTGCTCGCTGTGCCAAAACTGTTTAGCaaaaagattcttttccccaagaatcaggcaagcacagacaatactgaagggggTTTATTCAGGGTACCAGGAAGACTGACAAACAGCTTCGAAAATATGGTGCCATTGTGGCCAGTTCTATACATTTTCTTATTAATGTATTTACATGTATTTACACATATGAAAACAAACATTattacaaatcaaaataaaaccctaaacaaaaataaaaatgaaaacaatacgTACATATAAAGGTTATCCTATCTGCATCAAACATTTATAACTACCTtgcgggggaaggaggcagggtgggggtaaAAATAAGTGCTTACAAATATCGGGTGGGCTGTAAAGGGAGGGTTTGTTCTCTTCTTAAAGCTAAATTAGTGGGCAACCATTAACCATATAAGCTTATCAATTGTTTACAATTGTCAGTGAACTTGCTACTGAATGCTACTGTAGCATTCCTGCTTGTTCTGCTGTTTCTATCTTAGCTGTTAGCTAAATTTTCACTTTTGCCTAACAATATCAATGGGCTCGAGAGCTTAACAGGTGTGAAACAGGGACTGGATGTTTATATGGGTAAACAGAAAATCCAATTACAGTAGTGAGGACTTAACAAGAAAACTCTTAGAAGGGCTCTAAGCCTGCCTAATTTATACTACAATATAAGTCTAATTAGTGGGTCTTGCGGAGAAACTCTCCTTGGGAGCAGGTTATCTCACAGCTGCTTATTTCAGGGCTTCTTTCACCTTCTTCTGAACCATGTGGTACTGGGCACTGGATATGAGCCTAGATGGACTACAGGTCTGATCTAGTCTGGCAATGCCTATGTTCCTATCGATGGTGTAAATCCAAGACCATGCTTTAGCTTATCTTCCTTGAGCTCCTGGGAGTCTCTAGACTTGCACTGAGATCAGAACCATGTCTCATTAAATATCATCTActctcatgggttttttttttttctttcaggaagTGTATTTCAAAACTCCTTGGGCCTCTCCAGGATATTATGTCACTTGTCAATGACACCGAattcagctctgctctgctccttctcactgggatacctgggcaggaagacttccatctctggatctctatccccttctgcttAGTGTATGTTATTTCAATTgtaggaaattcagtcattctgtttattataaaaacagatccaagcctccatgagcccatgtacattttcctttccatgttggccaTCACAGACCTTGCCTTATCCATATCCACCATGCCTACAACCCTGGGTATATTCTTGTTTAACTCTAGGGAGATCAGTCTGGATGCTTGTTTtgcccagctgttcttcattCACTCACTTTCAATCATTGAATCATCGGTACTCCTGTTGATGGCCTTTGATCGATTTGTTGCTATCTGTAACCCACTGAGATATGCTTCTATCTTAAACCTGCCAAGAATTGGAAAAATGGGACTGGTGTTTGTGCTAAGAGGAGTGACCTTAATCTTCCCACTCCCCTTTCTCCTTAAACAGTTCCGATACTGTCGAGCCAATATCTTCTCCCATTGTTACTGCCTGCACCAAGAGGTCATGAAGATGGCTTGTTCAGACATCACAGTTAATTACGTCTATGGCTTCTTTCTTAACATCTCTGTGGTGGGGTTAGATTCACTGTTCATCTTCCTCTCGTATGTGATGATCCTCAAAACAGTGCTGAAAGTCGCGTCCCGCACGGAGTGCCTTAGGGCCCTGAACACTTgtgtctcccacctctgtgctgtCCTGCTATTCTACACACCACGGATTGGCTTGTCTGTGATACACAGATTTGAGGAGGGCTCTCCTCCATTACTCAAGGTTCTCCTGGGCTACATCTCTCTTTTTGTCCCACCACTTATGAACCCAATTGTGTACAGTGTGAAAAGTAAACAGCTTTGTGCGAGGATAATCAGGGTGTTTGTCAAGTGAAGGGTCAGTTCATCACTTGGCTCCAGGGCCACTGGAGATGAAAAACACGGGCCACGACCACCTATTCTCTTCAGGACCTTACATCCGAGATGACATGATCTACTGAACTCCACTCTGTAAAACGAGGTTCAGATTGGGTATAAGGCCTGGAAGAatgggagaggagctggagagagaggctagcacactgggggaaggagaccaaggcAGGTAGCAGCTTTTACAATCTGTCTGTGTTCATGGAGAGCCAGTGGACCAGTGTGATGTTTGCTCATAAAGAGCCGTATCCGTGCCTGCTCCAACCTCAGAATTCCTCTTGATAGAGTCAATAAAGAGAAGGGATGTGGATGTTGTTTCCCACTGTACCTGACCTGTCACTGTTCCGTCTCTGGTTAAACATGCATGAGCCATGGAAAAAGCTGAGAAATGTTCTGCAGTTCCAATCCTCGCCTTTCCTGAGTGCTCTGGGTACCGCGTGATCCAACAGCTGAGTTCAGGGGCTATTCAAGTGACACAGTCAcccccctttccctctgcccTCAGCCAGGTGCATGTGTCTGAGTCGTGTCAGAGACATGGTTaaagcaggagccccaggagcagtCATTTAGGCAGCTCCTCTCCCACTGATGACTGTGCACTGTGCACCTGATGAATccacccccatctgtctgtaaTGCAAAATATATTGAAAGAACAGAATAGGTAATGCTGGTGAGGGAGttgcactatatgtgaaagaaagtggaCCATCAAATGAAGGAAAAATCCTCAATGAAGCacactgtaccatagaatctctatggctggaaattccatgctctaatgaTAAGAATACagcggtagggatatattaccgacctcctacccaggatggtgatagtgactgtgaaatgctcagggtgattagagaggctattaaaattttaaaaaatcattaataataataataataataatgggggatttcaacagtccccatactgactgggtacgTCACTTCAGGACGGGATGCCGAGATAAAGTTGTTGACACCTTaactgactgcttcttggagcagctagtcctcgAACCCacaagatgttgtgaaggccaagtctataacaaaggttcaaaaaagaactagataaattcacggaggacaGGCCcctcaaaggctattagccaggatgggcaggtgtGGCTTTTCAATGACGAGATgggacacagcttttagcaagcaagcggctggtctgctaacgggctgccgcctgtcagctttccaccttcccttttattatctctcccccctgcgcattacatacttcaACCGCAAAAGgacacaacaaaggaaataatatgactttgattaatattcttatttactagcctctatctactactgtccttgctctcaggccttgagcccattccaaggaagcttcccacggttcatgtcctctAAGCGACTTCCCATGGTCCatgagcagtgtgtgcactgcttccacacaacactcagggtgtgccctgaatgtttccaggtgtgtgaactaaacatgaacccttcaggcagggatggtgttcgtagcctttgtttgccagaagcttggaatgggtaACAGGGGTGGAACACCCGAtgtttgcctgttctgttcattccttctggggcacctggcactggccactgtctgaagacaggatactgggttagatggacctttggtctgacccagtgtggcctcCGTAGAGGTggataatagccctgccctgcctcacagaggtgaggagaggataaatacattcaaaaagTTATGTGTGAATGAAGGTCTGACACACAAGAGACCTTGCAAGAGACTCAGGCCCAGATTCCCTCCCTGGCCCCTCTGTTTGTGCTTCCCTAGCAATGCAAAGGGGTGGAAATGGTACTCAGCTCCCGCACAGAAGCACGGCTGGCTcctatcccagcccagcccattcaCTGTAGGGTGACCACAGTGAAAAAGCGGCACACATGCAGAAGCCCCACCCCCTCTGTGACCCCCAACTATGCCCCTCTTCTTCCCATTTGaggcccctctctctgccccgtCCCTTCCCCCAACACCCCACTCCTGCCACTcctctttagaatcatagaatcatagaatatcagggttggaagggacctcaggaggtcatctagtccaaccccctgctcaaagctggaccaatccccaatcaaatcatccaaaacttccaaggaaggagattctaccacctccctaggtaacccattccaatgtttcaccaccctcctagtgaaaaagattttcctaatatccaacctaaacctcccccactgcaacttgagaccattactccttgtcctgtcctcttctaccactgagaatagtctagaaccatcctctctggaaccacctctcaggtagttgaaagcagctatcaaatcccccctcattcttctcttctgcagactaaacaatcccagttccctcagcctctcctcataagtcatgtgttccagacccctaatcatttttgttgcccttcactggactctctccaatttatccacgtccttcttgtagtgtggggcccaaaactggacacagtactccagatgaggcctcaccaatgtcgaatagaggggaatgatgacatccctcgatctgctcgctatgcccctacttatacatcccaaaatgccattggccttcttggcaacaagggcacactgctgactcatatccagcttctcgtccactgtaacccctaggtccttttccgcagaactgctgcctagccattcggtccccagtctgtagctgtgcattgggttcttccgtcctaagtgcaggaccctgcacttatccttattgaacctcatcaggtttcttttggcccaatcctccaatttttctaggtccctctgtatcctatccctgccctccagcgtatctaccactcctcccagtttagtatcatccgcaaatttgctgagagtgcaatccacaccatcctccagatcatttatgaagatattgaacaaaaccggccccaggaccgacccttggggcactccacttgacaccgtctgccaactagacacggagccattgatcactacccattgagcccgacaatctagccaactttctacccaccttatagtgcattcatccagcccatacttccttaacttgctgacaagaatactgtgggagaccgtgtcaaaagctttgctaaagtcaagaaacaatacatccattgctttcccttcatccacagaaccagtaatctcatcatagaaggcgattagattagtcaggcatgacctacccttggtgaatccatgctgactgttcttgatcactttcctctcgtgtaagtgcttcaggattgattccttgaggacctgctccatgatttttccagggactgaggtgaggctaactggcctgtagttcccaggatcctccttcttccctttttttaaagattggcactacattagcctttttccagtcatctgggacttcccccgttcgccacgagttttcaaaaataatggccaatggctctgcaatcacattcgccagttcctttagcactctcggatgcaactcgtccggccccatggacttgtgcacgtccagcttttctaaatagtccctaaccacctctttctccacagacggCTGGCCATCTACTCTGCATGTTGTGATgtccagcgcagcagtctgggagctgtccttgttagtgaagacagaggcaaaaaaagcattgagcactttagctttttccacatcctctgtcactaggttgcctccctcattcagtaaggggcccacactttccttggctttcttcttgttgccaacatacctgaagaaacccttcttgttacttgtTTACCTGAGACTCCACCTTCTCTTCAGGagagaagccagagctgggccatgGAAAGGGCTGCTCAGGGACCCAGAGCCACTGtgaggagccccagaccctccacctgtcctTGGCATTAGGCTGAAGGGTCCAAAAGATCCCCCAGCCTGCATCCACAGCTGCCAGTATGCACCGCCTAGGGAAGGTGGAGAGTCTGGCCTCCCTATAGTAGTCTGTGCTCTTGGGGCACCTCTTAC carries:
- the LOC114021082 gene encoding olfactory receptor 51G2-like gives rise to the protein MSLVNDTEFSSALLLLTGIPGQEDFHLWISIPFCLVYVISIVGNSVILFIIKTDPSLHEPMYIFLSMLAITDLALSISTMPTTLGIFLFNSREISLDACFAQLFFIHSLSIIESSVLLLMAFDRFVAICNPLRYASILNLPRIGKMGLVFVLRGVTLIFPLPFLLKQFRYCRANIFSHCYCLHQEVMKMACSDITVNYVYGFFLNISVVGLDSLFIFLSYVMILKTVLKVASRTECLRALNTCVSHLCAVLLFYTPRIGLSVIHRFEEGSPPLLKVLLGYISLFVPPLMNPIVYSVKSKQLCARIIRVFVK